aaCTGGAATTGTCAGTATCTCGAGGTTGTTATTGTACTCCTTCAGCCCCTGACCGCTGAACTTAAATGACTTTCTCACCTCTGACCTCAACACATCTGGCATGCATGTGTCCTCCAGGAGTCAGTGCTCCTTGCTACGATGATGCTGAGATGCTCACAGAGTTCACCTGGGATGACCGGAACATCCGCAGGGTCTTCATCCGGAAGGTACATTGATCATTTTATGAActgggctgtgattggttgaagtGCGCTTGTGAGTTACTTAAAGGAACCAATGTTACATAATGTCACAATCATCTCATTCAAACCTACTTTCCTTAAGGTCTACGCCATCTTGATGATCCAGCTTCTGGTCACTCTTGCTATTGTGGCTCTGTTCACTTTCTGGTGAGTGTAAAGGAAGTATTGTTAATTTCTTTTAACAGTAACATTAATAATAGAGTTTTCTAACTGTTGACTCTGTTCTTTAGTGACCCGGTGAAGGACTACATCCAGTCGAACCCTGGCTGGTACTGGGCCTCATAGTAAGCTACACGTTCAACCGCGAACTCACAGTAACTCTGATGGATGTTGCTTTGGCCTCAGctcatgtttctgttgttttacaGCGCCGTGTTCTTTGTCACATACCTGAtcctgtcctgctgctccacacCGAGGTGAGTTCAGCATTTCTAAAACCAGATGACgacaaaatgaagtgaaaaacgagtcaaaaaaacctcacaaaatGCGTTTGGTTATTTGTACAGGAGACAGTTCCCGTGGAATCTGATTCTGCTCACCATCTTTGTaagtgtaacacacacacatacacacacacgtatgttGTAAATGACTCGTATTTTCCAATAAACCTTTAGATAATGATGAAAAATCCACGCTTTacccatgtttttattttcttatagACCTTGAACTTAATTAACAACTTCACTATTGTGTGTTACAGACCCTCTCCCTGTCCTACATGACCGGGATGTTGTCCAGGTACACTTTCATCTTCTCACTCTTTTATCTAACTGTgttattttatacattttatttgtactttttctACAGCCTATATTCTTTACTTAAATGTATTCTGCTCAGTCGGCTTTCAGTTGTGGTTTTTCAGAACCACATAATAACACAGTTAAACCTACAAGGAGTATTTTAAGTATTTAACTCTGtagatcttgttttttttccattctctgTCCATctgctacagtgtgtgtgtcattttcaattaatatttctgttttattagCTACTACAACACCAAGTCCGTAGTGATGTGTCTGggcatcacagcagcagtctgTCTCCTGGTCACCGTCTTCAGCTTTCAAACCAAGGTCAGCAAACTCAGAGCTGTACCTTTCTTGGATATTACATACAGTTtatcatgttaaaaaaatgtctttattttctttgatttacacatttttaactgAACGTCTCGTCCTGCTTCCGTTCAGCTGGACGTGACGTCGTGCCAAGGCGTGCTCTTTGTCTTCTGCATGGTGATGCTCCTCTCCGGACTGGTGCTGGCTTTTGTTCTCCCATTTCAATATGTAAGCAAAGCACCATCAGCACACCTTAATGTCATTAATTATGGGATTAAAATGACTGTACCACACAACTCATTCGGTTTGATTTGTGCTGATTTTGTTTCTTATCCAATATAAAGATTTCAGTCATCTgaaatctacattttttttactttcagtttTCTGACATGTTTTGACTGATCTGGAACTGAGTGATTATAAAGCAGATTTGAAATACAAAAGTAGCTGAATGATGCTATTTTCTATAAACAAAAGTAACTCAGCTAGTCAAAATTTGTACTCCACTGCAACTATAATGTTAAATTACTTTATTTGCACTCAATTACAAGTAAAATAACACACATAAGTTAATTGAAATTCAGAAAATGACAAATACCCCAAACACCACCAAGTTGCAGTAATGTGAGTATTTCTGTGTATTAAACTTTTCCATTTCCTGACCAGGTGCCATGGCTGGACGCCACATACGCCGTGTTGGGAGCCATACTGTTCACCATGGTAAGAACACAGACAGCCAACAACctgcagaacacacaaacaacaaaacaaacctgagcgtctgtgtttttatcttctTGTGCAGTTTTTGGCGTTCGACACCCAGCTGCTCATGGGGAACAAGCAGTACGCCATGAGCCCAGAGGAATACGTCTTCGCCACGCTCAACATCTACCTGGATATCATCTAcgtcttctccttcttcctccaaATCTTTGGAACAAAACGGGACTAAACTTATCGAGGGCTACACAAATGTAGGAATTTAGGCAGGCGTGACCGTCTATAAAAATGTCGGTGATTGTGGTGAGAGTGCTTCCAGTAACAACACAACCATTATTTCACCCGGAATGAATACTCCTACATGAACATGAACGCATGACAGTAGTCACACCTAAGACGTCTGAAACCGTTTCCTCCCCTCTAGCATGAATATAAAACCAACTTTCCCAGACAGAAAACTCTCTGTGACCTTCGTTCAGTTCAAGTAGATGAGACATTTTGTCCACATCAcgctgtgtgggtgtgtgagatCCATGCTTACATCCACATTCATATTTCTCCCGCAAACAACCCCGCTCTCCAGGAGGTCGATGATCTACAACGCATCATGCATGAACTCTATTTAAAAGTGCTAACTACACTAGTCGTTCAATCTTTGGACTTTCTCTGTGTATAGTGACTGACAGCACAAACGTAACCTAAAATTGCGTTTTATCcccctgtgtgttttcactcctATTCGGTGTTGTCTTACTACTGTGAATTACAAAAAGCTCGTCTGATGTGCTAAGAACTTtgagagtgatttttttttctggatattTAATGACAATctgaaaagatttatttattcaacatGGGTTTTAAAGTAGTCTGAAATAATATTCGCTCTATTATTTAAAGTCAGTGTGAGGACTTTGCATTGGCATGGTTACTGTGTTTACTGTGAATGTGTCCCATTGGACAGACATTTATTGAGTGATTTTGGTCATGGATGGGTATATTTACCTTATCCAGTCACTGACTGTCTGCATTTGAACCATTTGGTTTGATGATAGAGAGCATTTATTTAGTTACAAGAGGTGAAAAAAGGTAAATATTAAAAAGTGCCATAGAGTTGTGGATTTATTGTAACTTTTGATAAGAGCTGCATTTACAGAAGGattaaaaatattatatttagtgacatttcaagtttatttttttatcagagGACAATATATTTCAGAAAGTATGTGATATTAAAAGGAGAGTTTAATGCTTGAACTTCATCAGTCTTCTTAAGTGACCTTGGATTTGTTTGATTGAAATTTACTGTACTGCATTGTTTTAAAAGCACCATGAGTTCCATTGTTGAATTGCTGTTTGTGTATCAACTGAATAAAGAGTGAATGTGTATGAGTGCACTCActggtcctctgtgttttaatgCTTCTGATATCTCTGCTCTCGCACCTCATTCAGTGGCTTTTCATGTCCATTCATCAGGCTTCTACAACACTtcattctgttctattctgttGGGATGTATTTGTATTCCTCATAATAGGATGGACTGAATATTGCAGGAAGATTGGTAACATTTGGAAAACTGGCATAAAAAGGACTGATTTACTGAAAGTGCTGCAACCAGCATCGATAGAGTTGATCCACAGTCCAGTGTCATACCACAAACCTCAAGCAGAACTGTGGATAACATTGTGCCCTGATGAAACAAAGGCAGATACAATTTCTTCCAAACACAAGATGCACAGATATCAGGAGTACGTATTAAAAACTACtctatccatttttttttttttttttgtttttttttgcaataagaTTTCTGCtcctgaaatattcaaatgatgGAGGCATTGTCATAGTGGTAACACAATATTACTTAAACATGACACTTCATATACTTGGAAAACAGTGTGTAACAGCAATTCAAAGATGTTTTCAGAAAATTCAGATGTATAATTTGGAAATATGCTCACAATTATGTAACTAATGAGCTCAGATCATTGCTGCACTCAGACCATATTCCCCTGCTTCTTACAGGTATGCAAAACACAAGAATAATGTTAGAAggctttcttctgctttttctttatAGGTTTTTAATTATTAGAGGACAGATAGAGGATCTTCTTGTTCCAACATTTCTTATGTATCCTCTGTGATCTTATGAACCTGATGTTATAAGCTAATGTCACAAATACATAGTAGAGGTTCAGAACCTCTGTTATAGAGATGTTATATCAGCTGCTCCtctttatgtatttttctgAAAGAACCATAGAAACACATCTGATGGAGACAGGAAACAATCTCGGGAAACTATCTTCGATTGCAGAATTCAAACAGgtatgaataataataataataataataataataataataataataataataataataataacaacaataataatgacaattataataataataacaaaaatcatcatcatcatcatcatcatcatcatcatcattatcatcatcatcataataaaGTGATAAAGTGAtgttgacttttctttttgcacatttgttgtttttatttacattaattTTATTCGGAAAAAGAGAGGAGATTGACAAATACTTTTCTTGAATACAGAGATTCTAATCTGAATCCAgattagatgttttttttcctttgaaagagtcagagaaattaaaaaatgcatcaaaGTTTCTCGACAGGTGAGAAGTTAAATGCTTTCCTCCGCTCTAACATCAGCCAATGAGAGGAGGTCTTACTGGAATCCACGTCGTCCGTTCGTCCAATCACAGAGCGTCATGGATCGAGGTCCTGTTCAGCCATGTTGTGGTTTTGAATGAGGAAGAAGCGGGAGATGTTATTCTTCAACGAGTTTATTTGCCATTTAGAGAAACATTGAGTAAACACAAACGAGTTCGGGTGAGACTCAACATGATATCCGTTTTTCCGACCGCGTTGGTTGCGACTTGTCGCATTCCTGCTGGAATTTAAACATACTTCCATAAATTAGCCGCGCGGCTAACGGCTCCTGCTAGCTGGGTAGTTAGCCTGGCGTGCCAGCTAGGCTGCTAGTTAACTCCGGACTGACTAGTTGGTGGTTAGTTGCGTTTGTGGTGAAGTATAATGACTAGATGTGAGGACTGTTAGCCTTTAAATCATCCGGAGCTGATCTACCTCAGTCGAATGAAGCACACGAGTCGTGGTTGAGCGTTACTAGATTAAAAGCAGCCGTACCGATTTACCTTTAATCCAAGCGGCCATTACTTCTGGAAGTTTTAAGCCATGTTGAATAAAATCTACGAATGGTTAGAAACGAGCTTTGCAAACCTTCGCAACGAGGCACCAGCGGCGGAGCAGCCACCTGCACACCGGGCACCGAGAGAcgaccagaggaggaaaagaccGATTGAATGGTACGAGCTGGGATTATTTTCATCCAGGATTGGTTTTAAAAAGACACGGACTTGTTGTGACCTCATGTAATTTGATTACTGATCACAACATTTGTCGAAACTGATCTCAGGTGACACTTTAACAGATATAATTAAACCCTCTGCTTGTCCTTTAAGTCTGGAAGATGGTCATGAAGCTGTCCAAGATGGCATGATCATCAAGAAATCACGGATGGGTAAGGGCAGATGTTCACTTTTCCTCCGGATGTTATTGTCCTCGCAGTAATGATGTTACACTTATTGGTGGTTTTGACATTTCTGCAGGAGATCTGATTGACTCAGTCAAGAGTGCAGCTGAAGGTGTCAAAAGTCATAGTTCCAGTGTGGCCACATGGATGAGGAACAATGTGAGCCCCACTTTAAGGAATATTCTGCCTCCGTCCTCTGATTCTCCACCTGGAGAGCCTCAGCCATCAACATCAGCATCAGTCTGGAGAGGCAGCTCGGTGAGACGCCTGTTTTTAGAGAGCATAATCTCATCAAAACTTTAAACTTCTATTAATAACGCTCATGCACATCCTGTGATAGATTAACAAGAACTCCCTGAATGAGACGTTCGCCGCTCCCTCCACAACTCTTGAGTGGAAATCTTCCAAAACAGGTATGAGAATTATTTAAATCATCTTTTGAGTTGCTGCCTTATCTGTGTTAAGTTTGTGGAGTTAGAAGAAATGTTTTGCGTGGTTACTGTGTTTCTCTGGTTTATTTTTGAACACCACTATTGAAATTCTGGTATGCTGCAGACAAGCTTAAAGTGTTGTAGAAAGCAAATCTTTGGTGTTGTTTCATTGAAGTTTAATTCAGACAGATGCATTTAAGTGCTTCCTGACCCAGTGGCTTCTTGCAGTGTGATTTCAGctctgtgtgtctttgcatATGTCCCATGCTGTTGCTGACTTCTTTCTTAGCTAATGTGAACATGCTGTCACAATAATTTAACATCGTAGCATATTTAAACCAACGCACACCAGAGTTGTAGTTGCAAAATCCAGGATTTATCTTGTTTACATCTTTCTCGTTTTCTTGCTCCAGTCATTCAGACTTTAAATATCAAAGGAGTCATTTACCCTTCagcttctggttcctctttccctctctctcatgaACTGCGTATGTGTAGGTATACAGGATAGGCACTTAGCTTTATGGTTGAAAATGAATGTCTGACTGAAATCTTTAATTTGCAATTCAAGAGTGGCTGCGCAGTGAGAAGTCTGTTCTGGGATCGAAAGTCTGCAGGCGACAAGCGTGCATGACTCCTGCACATCGCGAGGTGCCAAAGACAAACGGTCACTCAGTCAACTTGCCATCCTCCATCGCTCCCAAAGTGTATCCCGCTCCGCGGCTCGGCAGGCCGCTCAACCTCCGATCACATGGAGCACCAAGGTGTCTTTCCCTTCATTTTCACTCCAGAGAAACAGTTTTCATCAAAGATTCAGTGTCATAATGTGGGAGCAGTGGATTGTCTTTGAATATCACCCTGCGTTCACAGCCTGCTGGGAGGGACGGGCACAACGAGCAGCTCCTGCACCAGCATGTATGAGAAGACCTTTCCCATCAAAGTGGTGCAGAGCCCGACACACAGCACTTCGTCAGGCCGCCCACACAGCTCCAGGTCCCGCTGCACAGCCGAGGAGGTCAGACACCGGGACATCACAGCGCCGTGCTGCGAACGCTGAGTCATTTGGCACGCGTGTTCGAGAGTTAATGTCGCTGTTCTCCTCCTTTGTGCTTCAGTCTATTcgagaagaggagaaagaggtcTACAGGCAGCTTCTGACCATGGTGTCGGCTGGTCAGTCGTCTTTTCTTCACAATGGCAGCTCACACACCATCGTGAGGTCCCACAGAGATTTGTAAGTATTTAGAATGTGACGAgcccttttccttttttgtcattttaattttcaataaCATAGGTGTATACAGTCACAGtgtaattaatttgattttatggTCTGTATTTGTCAAACTGTTTCAATAATATTGACTCTCCTCATGTTTTCTCATCAGCACCAGCTTCTTAACCACCAGCCGCcgactgctgcagctgccttcTCCACCCGCTTCGGTCGGGGGCACTTCAGAGGAAGCCAGCAGCCCCACAAGCCCCAGAGGGGTGTCCAGTCAGAGCTCCAGCAACGTCCCCAGCCCGGTGGGAGCCTCCAGCAAACCCGGGACCCAGACCTGGTCTCTGGACACGGAGCTCAACTCCAGCAAAGCAGCCGTTCACGTGTCGGCTCCCTCCCCCCTGCAGGATAACTCATCTCAGGACACACAGTCATCAGGTCAGATACCTTCACATGAACTTCACTGGACATTCAGACGGTGTGAAATCACACCAGGAACCTGGATATTGacctttttctccttcttcttggGTCGTTCTAATctacttttgttttcttgcagCTCATGATGGCGACTCTGTAATTATTGTAAATGAACAGAAAGCTAAAGAGCAGGACAGCTCCAGGTCAGTGTTTTCACACGCACTTGTTTTGCTCTTTGAAGAGCAGTCTgattaaaccttttttttttttgtaactgtgGAAGATGCGAACATATAAATGATGCACGATATTCCCGAGTTAGATTACAGCCACTTCCATTTTTCTTATATATGTACctctctgttttcagtgtgCCATGTTTCCGAGCTGAGCTATGGATTAAAGAATTGTAAGTATCGTTTAAAGCATCTTACCACAGAATTGATCAGCTTTCACCAGTATTAAGTGTGTAATTGTTTTGGGTCACTATAGGACTAGTATGTACGACTCTCGCGCGAGAGAAAGACGGAGACAAATAGAAGAGCAGGAACTTTTGGCGGCTCGGCTGCTGCGACAGGTGAGAGCCTCTCCTCCCGAAACCCCCTTCGccctcctctggctctgtcATCATCTGACGTTTGTCAAATCACTTCTGGCTCCCCAGCGTCTGTCAGAAGAGGAGAAGCCTCGTCCACAAGTGGAGGTTGGAATTCGAGTTCCTTTGGAGAAGGAGGTTCCTTTGACTACGGTGATCGAAGAACTGAAGCCTTCAGAGGAGAAACCCGAATTCCCAACACTCACTCAGGTGTGGACATGAATACATAATTctgtgttttgggtttgttttttgttttttttgtgcctcATAAATCTGACATTTGTTCAACAAATTTGGGGAGAAGAAATTTAGGATTTCTCATGAAAGGGACAGTAAGACGGTATGAAAGTAATTAAATCACCTTGTTAGCTAAAGTAACAAAGCCAAGAGTTTACCAGCATGTCATTTCACCGTGAGCGCTTACACTTTACAGTTATTTGAAATGTCTACTCTCTTCAGTAATAGAATTGTAAAGTCAATTAATTTCTACCAATTCTGATAAAGTTTGTCTTGAATCATCACTTTATTCCGTGTTGCCCTGAGCCTTGCCTTATCAGTATTCTACAGTAGGTGGTGCTAGATGTTGTCAAGTGGTTTGTGTTTGGCCACGCTTATTTAATCCAGGATTCAAAAGTCTTCAATGCCTgtaaactgtttattttcaaaAGATTCTGAGTGTTTAGATTCCATACATCTGTGCAACACACCAAATACGTTGTCCTAAAAACATAACAAAGAAGTCATGTCCTCATTATTAGAGCATTTATTTCTACTGAAATGATTGAGGGACAGttaatattgacatattacgcCTGTTATCACTATATGAATGCTGCTTTTTAGAAGACTTCACCTCATGATGTTCAGTAGACATGGAcatttcttcctccttcttggTTCTATCATATAAAAAGACGTTGATTGAAGAGTGGAGAGCAAGTGAAGGGTTTTGCTGCTCTGTTATTTTGAATCACAGACCAAACCGTCAAATCCATTTCCTAAATCAGTCGTGCCGGACAGTCATAAGCTATAGAAACCACATGTCTGCCGCCGTCCCTCTGTAGGAGATGGAGCTTGAAGTGAACAAAGTGCTGCGAGGTGGAAATCCACATGAAGTACTCAGTGAAGGTTTTGGCCTCAGCCTCACCCGCAAAGACCTGCAGACCCTCAGCAACCTCAACTGGCTGAACGACGAGGTGAGCCGCAGATCGGCGGCCGGACGCCGTCTCCCGTCCAAGCAGTCCGCTCACCGCCGTCTCTGAACCTCACAGGTCATCAACTTCTACATGAACCTGCTGGTGGAGCGCAGCAAGGAGCCCGAGCTGCCGTCGGTCAACACCTTCAACACTTTCTTCTACCCCAAGCTGCGGAGCAGCGGCTACTCCGCCGTCCGCCGATGGACCAAAAAGATGGACATCTTCGCCAAAGACATCCTGCTGATCCCTGTCCACCTGGGGGTCCACTGGTGTCTCGCTGTaagtgctgctgatgctgctgctggaggaagcgGAGCTCTGGTTTATCCTCTGACTGCAACTCTCCTTCCCAGGTGGTGGATTTCCGTAAAAAGGCCATCATGTATTTTGACTCAATGGGGAATAATAACGACGAAGCGTGCAACGTATTGCTGTAAGTGTATATCGATCTCCTTGGAACGGAgttgtatttgttttattgaccGCGCGTCGGGTAATCCGAGCACAAGCGACGAGCCCTGAAGACAAGTGGGATCCGGCAGCAATGCGTGTTCACGCAAACCACTTCCCGGTGGTCTGGCGCCGTGAGCAAAGTGACGTCGGGGTTCCTTGACTGTGATCTGAAGCAGATTGCCTGGAACACGATTGTCTGTATCATGTGTCTGTATCAGTGGAAGCGCTGTTGCGTCTGGTCTGGTGTGCTCGGATCACCCGAGACGTGTTTCAATGCCAGGTGGAAACGCCCAGGGCCATTTACTCATTTTCAAaatctctgtgtttgcagtgatTACTTAGAAAAGGAGAGCAAAGACAAAAAGGGCAAAGACCTCGATACCTCAGACTGGACTCTGCACAGCAAAACACGCAGCGTAAGTTCACCACCGAGCCCCGCCCTgattcttttgttgtgtttttctgagcaGTTGCTAAATCGAGTATCGACCAAAATGTCCTGTTGGGCTGTTATTATTGATTACTCTGGTGGTTactgtcagtgttttcacagctcTCAGCTTCAAATAACGTCTGCACGCCTCTCGTTTAGGAAATCCCGCAGCAGATGAATGGCAGCGACTGTGGGATGTTCACCTGCAAATACGCCGATTACATAACCAGAGACAAGCagatcacattcacacaggtaTTCAGAAAACTGTGGCACTGAAACAGAGAGTTGACGTGGGAATAGTTGTTTACTGTCTATCCTCTCTATGACAGAAAAACATGCCATACTTCAGAAAGCGGATGGTTTGGGAGCTGGTGAACCACGTGCTGTTGTGATGAACCTGTAAAGTTGCCGTTGGACAGGAGTCCTCCGGCGCGGGAAAGACTTCGACCTCCCGGGTCAGGAACCAGCTCTGCCCGTCTCCACCCTCCAACATCGCCCAGGATGTTGTTGGAGCGGCGCCCACTGCCTCccggactcctcctcctcctcctcctcaccgttcccttctttttctttggtgCACACACGGAGCACATTTTCTATCCAGAACTCTCTCAAGTCCCATTGGTTCTCTTATAAGTCGCACTCTGAGGTGCACTGTGTGCTTCACGGCTTTGTGTTCGCACCAGTAGCAGTTTCCTGTCAAACCCCCGGGTTTGGGATCTCTTACATATGCAAAAGTCTTAATGACCACAGAACTTGCAGTCTGACATCCAGGTGAAATCTTTAGAAACGGACATATTGGTATTTTTTCTGTCAAAGGGCTGCCGTGAGAAATCACTACATTATTGCAACGTGACTGGTTAGTCAtcaataatattaaaatatataataaaaaaaaagtcttatcCAAAAGTTAATTTGATGTCTCGTGTATAGTTTTGTCACAAAATGAGCTGCCAAACGGGCCTTACTAGTAAATAAATGCAGAGTTTGTATTTCTTTGAATGAAAATAGTCTCAATTGACAGATTTTTGCAGCTGTGCTGCGAGATGTTTCTCGCAGCAATTTATTTTCCAGGAATTGTGATTAAAATGCTAAAAAGCCTTCACATGTGCCTCAGAGTATGATTTATAAATCAAGTCAGAATGTAGTCTTAACGGTTACACCCTCACAGCAGGGTTCACATTTTGCAGGTCTTACCTGTTATTATTGGTAAGATTGTAAATTAAAAGGGTCAAAGTCTATTTTATCTATTCCAgtatctggttttttttttttccaacggTAATTTTTTGGGGCATATTCAGTATATTTTGAACTTTGTACATATGAAACATATACAACCTGCAATgtaatatacttttttttttgtaagcaaaaaatgtttttcctaTCTATTTTATCTAGATCCAAGTCTGTTTTAGAAATTCTCATGTCTTGTGGCATCTGTTTGTTTTACCTCAACATCTGTTTGATATGAAACTGTCACGTTTGATATCTTGATAAAACATGAGAGAACCAACGAGTCGCGCTCTTATTTCAAACACATCCAAAGACAactcacagtggaaaaaaaaacatttatttaaaaaaaaaaaggcaagttCAAAATGAAAAGGTAAAGTTTAATAGCTGCAGggatattttttgtgttttcttttttgggggcttAGAAGGAAACAAAAGACCATGGCACAAACATGTGAGGAGAAGATGAGTTGA
The DNA window shown above is from Salarias fasciatus chromosome 20, fSalaFa1.1, whole genome shotgun sequence and carries:
- the LOC115408025 gene encoding protein lifeguard 2-like, which produces MTQGKVSLANKATGGSTSGETLVSPAPPSYEEATAGVSAPCYDDAEMLTEFTWDDRNIRRVFIRKVYAILMIQLLVTLAIVALFTFCDPVKDYIQSNPGWYWASYAVFFVTYLILSCCSTPRRQFPWNLILLTIFTLSLSYMTGMLSSYYNTKSVVMCLGITAAVCLLVTVFSFQTKLDVTSCQGVLFVFCMVMLLSGLVLAFVLPFQYVPWLDATYAVLGAILFTMFLAFDTQLLMGNKQYAMSPEEYVFATLNIYLDIIYVFSFFLQIFGTKRD
- the senp1 gene encoding sentrin-specific protease 1 — protein: MLNKIYEWLETSFANLRNEAPAAEQPPAHRAPRDDQRRKRPIECLEDGHEAVQDGMIIKKSRMGDLIDSVKSAAEGVKSHSSSVATWMRNNVSPTLRNILPPSSDSPPGEPQPSTSASVWRGSSINKNSLNETFAAPSTTLEWKSSKTEWLRSEKSVLGSKVCRRQACMTPAHREVPKTNGHSVNLPSSIAPKVYPAPRLGRPLNLRSHGAPSLLGGTGTTSSSCTSMYEKTFPIKVVQSPTHSTSSGRPHSSRSRCTAEESIREEEKEVYRQLLTMVSAGQSSFLHNGSSHTIVRSHRDFTSFLTTSRRLLQLPSPPASVGGTSEEASSPTSPRGVSSQSSSNVPSPVGASSKPGTQTWSLDTELNSSKAAVHVSAPSPLQDNSSQDTQSSAHDGDSVIIVNEQKAKEQDSSSVPCFRAELWIKELTSMYDSRARERRRQIEEQELLAARLLRQRLSEEEKPRPQVEVGIRVPLEKEVPLTTVIEELKPSEEKPEFPTLTQEMELEVNKVLRGGNPHEVLSEGFGLSLTRKDLQTLSNLNWLNDEVINFYMNLLVERSKEPELPSVNTFNTFFYPKLRSSGYSAVRRWTKKMDIFAKDILLIPVHLGVHWCLAVVDFRKKAIMYFDSMGNNNDEACNVLLDYLEKESKDKKGKDLDTSDWTLHSKTRSEIPQQMNGSDCGMFTCKYADYITRDKQITFTQKNMPYFRKRMVWELVNHVLL